The Treponema medium genome has a window encoding:
- a CDS encoding DUF2281 domain-containing protein, whose product MPYTVLEKELATLPHAAISEVLDFIRLIKLKFPEEDAISEKKSLFGVWKNEPFYMSPDFDDPLEDFAEYM is encoded by the coding sequence ATGCCTTATACAGTTTTAGAAAAAGAACTTGCAACGCTCCCTCATGCTGCAATAAGTGAGGTTCTTGATTTTATCCGCCTGATAAAATTGAAATTTCCTGAAGAAGATGCTATTTCTGAAAAGAAGTCTCTTTTTGGCGTTTGGAAAAATGAACCTTTTTATATGTCTCCGGATTTTGATGACCCTCTCGAAGATTTTGCGGAGTATATGTAA
- the yihA gene encoding ribosome biogenesis GTP-binding protein YihA/YsxC, with product MLKIVSAEFIKGAINSKQFPQIGVPEFAFFGRSNAGKSSLINMLLNRKNLVKTGSKPGMTREINFFAVNALTGKPPNAESFCVADLPGYGFAQVSQAERKRIDAMLYDYCTTRSTLKTVFLLMDIRRDPAEIELQTLQFFREHNIPAVLTATKADKLSKNEQAKQLLALASFFECSTDEIIVTSATKKTGREKLLQHLSACLSV from the coding sequence ATGCTCAAGATCGTATCCGCCGAGTTCATCAAAGGGGCAATTAACAGTAAGCAATTCCCGCAGATAGGCGTTCCCGAGTTTGCTTTTTTCGGACGCTCCAATGCGGGAAAGTCCTCGCTGATAAACATGCTCCTTAATAGAAAGAACCTCGTAAAAACAGGCTCAAAGCCGGGCATGACACGCGAGATCAATTTTTTTGCGGTGAATGCCCTGACAGGCAAGCCGCCTAATGCGGAATCGTTTTGTGTTGCCGACTTACCCGGCTATGGCTTTGCACAAGTATCCCAAGCGGAACGGAAGCGGATTGACGCTATGCTGTATGATTACTGCACAACCCGCTCCACACTTAAAACCGTATTTTTATTGATGGATATCCGGCGGGATCCTGCTGAAATAGAGCTGCAAACCTTGCAGTTTTTCCGGGAGCACAACATACCCGCTGTCTTGACGGCAACTAAAGCCGATAAGCTCAGTAAAAATGAACAGGCAAAACAGCTCCTTGCCCTTGCGTCCTTTTTTGAATGCAGCACGGATGAAATAATCGTAACCTCTGCTACAAAAAAAACAGGTAGAGAAAAGCTGTTACAGCATCTCTCCGCCTGTCTTTCTGTGTAA
- a CDS encoding type II toxin-antitoxin system VapC family toxin, with protein MQYLLDTHTILWYLFGNERLSKSAKDIIESNVCFYSYASFWEISIKQSKKKLEFTHTVYEIDEMCRRAGFRKLPITLDDFNRIRNLPFQDNVKHNDPFDRILISQALENDLTIVTTDGNIPLYNVKTIW; from the coding sequence ATGCAGTATTTGCTCGACACTCATACAATTCTTTGGTATTTATTCGGGAATGAGCGATTGTCGAAAAGCGCTAAAGATATCATTGAATCTAATGTTTGTTTTTACAGTTATGCCTCATTTTGGGAGATTTCAATAAAACAAAGTAAGAAAAAATTGGAATTTACTCATACCGTATATGAAATAGATGAGATGTGTAGACGCGCCGGATTTAGAAAACTTCCGATTACACTTGATGATTTCAACAGAATTCGAAATTTGCCGTTTCAAGATAATGTAAAACATAATGACCCATTTGATAGAATTTTAATCTCACAAGCACTTGAAAACGATTTAACAATCGTAACTACGGATGGAAATATTCCGTTATATAATGTAAAAACTATTTGGTAA
- a CDS encoding glucose-6-phosphate isomerase produces the protein MWKNLDECSLFRDLQEAKIPDITQRLKGAGGADRIERYSIPMAAGMHYNYAAKQVNESILTMLGALANEQQVTLKYQRLLSGEEVNTGEHRKVLHHLTRGQLGDNVIYNGKNMRTFYLEQQEKVREFSEAVRNGSITASSGKPFTDVVQIGIGGSDLGPRALYLALKAWGERHNKLKLRAHFISNVDPDDAAAVLSALDLSTTLFILVSKSGTTLETLTNERFVGQFLQEAGLNPAKQMVAVTSESSPLANNPSYLASFYMDDFIGGRYSSTSACGGAVLSLAFGADTFDALLAGAAAADKQALEPNHTKNAALMDALIGVYERNILGYGSTAILPYSQALSRFPAHLQQLDMESNGKSVNRFGEPIHYKTGPVIFGEPGTNGQHSFYQLLHQGTDIVPLQFIGFEESQYGKDITVEGSTSQQKLLANVVAQIAAFALGKQDENANKSFAGERPSSLIYGKALTPEALGALLAHYENKVMFQGFIWNVNSFDQEGVQLGKVLAKKVLSHDMPPELAAYARLFGL, from the coding sequence ATGTGGAAAAATTTAGATGAATGCTCCCTGTTTCGAGATTTACAGGAAGCAAAAATACCGGATATCACACAGCGACTAAAAGGAGCGGGAGGAGCAGACCGAATCGAACGATATTCCATACCGATGGCTGCCGGTATGCACTACAATTATGCTGCAAAACAAGTGAACGAAAGTATCCTCACCATGCTCGGTGCGCTTGCGAATGAACAGCAAGTAACATTAAAGTATCAAAGGCTCCTTTCAGGCGAAGAAGTCAATACGGGAGAACACCGGAAAGTTCTGCACCATCTTACGCGCGGACAGCTTGGCGACAATGTTATCTACAACGGCAAAAATATGCGAACCTTTTATCTTGAGCAGCAGGAAAAAGTCCGTGAGTTTTCCGAAGCAGTCCGAAACGGTTCCATCACCGCTTCCTCCGGTAAACCCTTTACCGATGTTGTACAGATCGGTATCGGCGGTTCAGACCTCGGCCCGCGTGCGTTGTACCTTGCGTTAAAGGCGTGGGGAGAGCGGCATAACAAGCTCAAGCTCCGCGCTCACTTTATATCGAATGTAGACCCTGACGATGCGGCGGCGGTACTTTCCGCACTAGATTTATCAACGACGCTGTTTATCTTGGTTTCAAAGAGTGGCACCACGCTCGAAACGCTCACCAACGAACGCTTTGTCGGGCAATTTTTGCAGGAGGCGGGACTAAACCCTGCAAAGCAAATGGTTGCCGTAACGAGCGAAAGCAGTCCGCTTGCCAACAATCCTTCATACCTTGCATCCTTCTATATGGATGACTTTATCGGCGGACGGTATTCTTCCACCTCTGCATGCGGAGGTGCGGTGCTTTCGCTGGCATTCGGAGCGGATACCTTTGACGCCCTCCTTGCCGGAGCTGCCGCAGCGGATAAGCAAGCCCTCGAACCGAACCATACCAAAAATGCCGCGCTCATGGATGCACTGATCGGTGTCTATGAACGGAATATCCTCGGCTACGGCAGCACCGCCATTCTGCCCTACAGCCAAGCGCTTTCCCGCTTTCCGGCTCATCTGCAGCAGCTCGATATGGAATCCAACGGAAAGTCGGTGAACCGCTTCGGCGAACCGATTCACTATAAAACAGGACCGGTTATCTTTGGAGAACCGGGAACCAACGGGCAGCACTCGTTCTATCAGCTGCTGCATCAAGGCACCGATATTGTGCCGCTCCAGTTTATCGGCTTTGAAGAAAGTCAATACGGCAAAGACATTACCGTGGAAGGCTCTACCAGTCAGCAAAAGCTACTTGCCAATGTGGTTGCGCAGATAGCAGCCTTTGCACTCGGTAAACAGGATGAAAATGCGAATAAGAGCTTTGCCGGAGAGCGGCCTTCGAGCCTTATCTACGGAAAGGCGCTTACGCCGGAAGCGCTCGGTGCGCTGCTTGCACACTACGAAAACAAGGTAATGTTTCAAGGCTTTATCTGGAATGTCAACAGCTTCGATCAAGAAGGGGTTCAGCTCGGTAAGGTGCTTGCTAAAAAAGTTTTATCGCACGATATGCCGCCCGAACTCGCCGCCTACGCCCGCCTCTTCGGACTATAG